A region of the Serinicoccus profundi genome:
CGGCACGCGCCGCTCGTGGCCGGGGTGCTGCTCGCCCTGCTCGCCTGCGCGACGCTCGGGGTGCTCGTCGCGGTCGCGATGAGCGCGGTCGGGGCGCCGGTCGCCGGGTCGGTGGCCTTCGGTGCCGGACTCGCCCTGGTCGGCGCCACCTTCGCCGGCGTCGCGGCGGTGGCGGCCCAGCTCACCGCGTCGGCGCGCACCGCCTCGGCGCTGGGCCTGTGGACCCTCGCCGCGGCATACACCCTGCGCGCCGTCGCCGACGGCTCCGGCGACGACGCCGTCCGGCAGCTCGCGTGGGGCTCTCCGGTGCAGTGGATGGCGCTGGCCCGACCGTATGCCGACGAGCGCTGGTGGGTGCTCGCGCTGCCGCCGCCGTGGCGACGCTGCTGCTCGTGGGGCTGGCCGTCGTGCTGGAGGCGCGGCGCGACCACGGCGCCGGTCTGTGGGCGGCCCGGCGCGGACGGGGTGAGGCCGCGGCGTCCTTCGCCAGCGCGGGGGCCCTGGCCCGACGGCTCCAGCGCGGCCAGGTGATCGGCTGGACGATCGGGCTGCTCCTCTTCGCGCTGGCGATGGGCTCGCTGTCGACGACCTTCGACGACATGCTGGAGCAGGTGCCCCAGCTGCGGGCGATCTTCGAGCGGGCGGGTGGCGGCGCGGAGCAGCTCGTGGAGGCGTTCTTCGTGGCGATGCTCTCGATCGTGGCGGTGCTCGTGGCGGTGGTCGCGGTCCAGCTCTTCTCCCGGCTCGCGGCCGAGGAGCAGCGGGGCCACGCCGAGCTGGTGCTCTCCACCGGGGCCACCCGCGGGCGCCTGCTGGGGGCATACCTCCTCGTCGCGGCGCTCGCGCCGGTGCTGCTCCTCGTCGCGGTCGGTGCCGTGCTCTCGCTCAACCAGGCCCGGACCACCGGCGAATGGGGCGTCGTGGGCGAGGTGGCCGGGGCCGGGGCGGCGCTCGCGCCCGGCGGTCTGGTGGTGCTGGGGATCGCCGTGCTGCTGCACGGGTGGGCGCCGCGACTGGCGTGGCTCACCTGGATCGTCGTCGGCTGGAGCCTGGCCATGGTGTGGGTCGGTGCCGCCCTCGACCTGCCCGAGTGGCTGACCGGGCTCACGCCGTGGTCGCCCCTGCCGCAGCTGCCGGTGGAGAAGATGGACTGGCCGGCCGTCCTCGGGATGCTCGGCCTGGCAGTGGTGCTCCTCGGGCTCGGGGCCGTGGGCTACCGCAGGCGCGACATCAGCGGCGCCTGACCACCGGCCTCAGGGAAGCTCGCCCAGGAGCCGGATCAACCCCCTGATCGGCAGGCTCAGCAGACGCGCGGCCCCCACGAGGACGTCGAGGAACTCCAGCGCGTCGCCGATCCCGGCCATCACGTCGACCACGTCCCCGGCCACCTCGCCCGCGCCGGCCCGGGCCTGGGCGTCCTGCGGCAGGGAGGTCGGGAAGTAGTGCAGGTCGGTGCGCAGCGTGTGCACGATGGTCGCCGCCCGATCAGCCAGGACCAGCGGATCCTCGTCGGGGAGCAGGGTCGGCAGCAGGTCGAGCTCGAAGGCCAGGGCGACGAGCAGCGCGGTATGCCGATCAGGTCGGCGGTCGACCCCCAACGCCTCCCGCAGCAGGGCCCGGACACCGGCCTCGGGGTGGGCGTCGCGCGGCAGGTGCCGGCCGCGGAGTACCCAGCCCCGGCGCAGGACACCCTGCCCGCGCAGGCGACCGAGCAGCTGGGCCACCTCGGTCCGTCGCGGGTGCGGCATCTTCTCGGGACGGTGGCCGACGACGTCACGGGCGACCCGCTCGAGGATCTCGTCACCCCCCGTCCCTCCCGGCACACCGTCCACGAGCACGCCGGAGTCGTCGAGGGCCAGCCGGCGCCGGGCCAGGAGGTCCACCACCAGCGCCACCCGGACCGCGCCCCGCACCGCGGGGCGACGGACGAGCCAGACCCCCCTGCGGTCGTCGAGGAGGAGCAGGATCAGCTCGTCGGCCAACAACATCGCCCCAGCGTAGGACGCCCCCCGCCCCGAGCGCCCCGTCCTCCACAGGCTCGACCATCGTGAGGACGCCGAGTATGCCCGCCGCACCAACCTGAGCAAGCCGAGTCCTCCGGCTGCACCAACCTGAGCAAGCCGAGTCATCCGGCTGCACCATGGCCATGCTGCAGCGTGCAGACCCAGCTTGCTCAGGTCCCACATGGGCATCGCAGGCTTGCCCAGGTGCCGAGTGCGCATCGCGGGCGTGCCCAGGTCGGCAGAGTGTCACCGGGCCAGGGGCTCAGCCGCCGGCGAGCGCCTTCACCACCCGCGAGGGTGCGGGGCGGCCGAGCTGGTCGGCCATCCAGGTGCTCGTCGCCACGAGCGCGTCGAGGTCCGCGCCGTGCTCGATCCCGAGCCCGTCCAGCGCCCACACGAGATCCTCGGTCGCGAGGTTGCCGGTGGCCGACTTAGCGTAGGGGCACCCCCCGAGGCCGCCGGTCGAGGCGTCCACCACCTCGACCCCGCGGCGGATCGCGGTCATCGTGTTGGCCAGCGCCTGGCCGTAGGTGTCGTGGAAGTGGACGGCGACCTGCTGCATACCGATCCCTGCGTCGTCCAGAGCGTCGAGCAGCCGCAGGACGTGCCCGGTGGTGCCCACCCCGATGGTGTCCCCGATCGAGAGCTGGTCGCAGCCGAGGTCCATGAGGCGCGAGCAGACGTCGACGACCTGCTCGACCGGCACCGGGCCCTCCCAGGGGTCGCCGAAGCACATCGACACGTAGGCGCGCACCCACGCCCCGGCGTCGAGGGAGCGTTTGACGACGGGGGCGAACATCTCGATCGACTCGACGACCGAGCGGTTGAGGTTCTTCTGGGCGAAGGTCTCGGTGGCGCTGCCGAAGATCGCGACCGACGTCACGCCCTTCTCCAGGGCCCGGTCGAGCCCGCGCTCGTTGGGCACGAGCACCGGCCGGTGCTGCCCGAGACCCGCGTCCCCCAGCAGGTCGAGGAGGTCCTCGGCGTCGCCGAGCTGGGGAACCCACCGCTGCGGGACGAAGCTCGTGAGCTCGACGGTCTCCAGGCCCGCGGCGAGCAGGCGTCGCACGAACTCGGCCTTGACCCCGGTCGGCACGACGGTCTTCTCGTTCTGCAGGCCGTCCCGCGGCCCGACCTCGTAGATCGTGACCCGCTCGGGCAGTCCGGTCGTCGGCTCCGTCATCGGCAGCGCACGCGTCATGGCCTCAGCGTCTCAGATGGACGTGACCCACCGAGCGCCGCAGATGGTCGCCCTCACACCCACCGAGCGCCGCAGATGGTCGCCCTCACACCCACCGAGCGCCGCAGATGGTCGCCCTCACACCCACCGAGCGCCGCAGATGGTCGCGCTGACACCCACCGAGCGCCGCAGATCGTTGGATCCGAGCCCGAGCAAGCAGCGGACGCTGCCTCGACGGCGCACCCGCCGTGCACCGGCATACTCAGAGATCGGCCGCGATCGTCATCTCTGCCAGCGACCATCTGCGACGCCCAGTCAGCGAACCAGCAACCATCTGCGACGCCCAGTCAGCGAACCAGCAACCATCTGCGACGCCCAGTCAGCGAACCAGCAACCATCTGCGACGCCCGGTCGGTGAGACAGCGACCATCTGCGACGCCCGGCGGGTAGGTCAGCGCAGCGCGAGGGCGGTCGCGATCGCCGCGGTCGCCGCCTCGTGCCCCTTGTCCTCCGAGGACCCGGGCAGCCCCGCCCGGTCGAGGGCCTGGGCCTCGTCGTCGCAGGTGAGGACCCCGAAGCCGACGGGCACACCCGTGTCGATGCTCACCTGGGTCAGCCCGGAGGTCGCCGCCTGACAGACGTAGTCGAAGTGCGGCGTCCCGCCCCGGATGACCACGCCGAGCGCGACGACGGCGTCGGCGCCCTCCCGGGCCAGGCGGGCGGCGGCCACCGGCAGCTCGAAGCTGCCCGGCACCCGCACCTCCCGCACGCCCTCGACGCCCGCGTCGGCCAGTGCCCGTCGGGCGCCGTCGAGCAGGCCGTCCATGACGGTGGTGTGCCAGGACGCGGCTACGACGACGACCCGCAGGCCGCGTCCGTCGACAGTGATCGTGGGTGCTCCGGCGCCGCTCATGCTGTGCTCCTCGTGTCGTGCGTGTGGGGTGCTGCTGTGGTGGGCAGTGGCTCGTGAGGCCCGTCGCCCGCGAACCCCTGGCCCGCAGGTTCGGTAGCGGGTGACGGTGCGGCCGACAGGTGCGGCGTGTGGCCGAGACGCTCCACCTTGGTGCGCAGGTATGCCGTCGCCTCGGCGGGCGCGGGGCGCCCCGATGGCACCGTCTCGGCGACGGTGAGCCCGAGGTCCGCGAGTGCCGCCACCTTGTCCGGGTTGTGGGTGAGCAGCCGCAGCGGCCGATCTGCGAGACCGAGGTCCTCCAGGACGGCGGCGGCGACGGAGTAGTCCCGGGCGTCCACCGGCAGCCCCAGCGCCTCCTGCGCGGCGACGGTGTCGAGTCCCCCGTCCTGCACGGCATACGCGCGCAGCTTGTCGATGAGTCCGACCCCTCGCCCCTCGTGCCCGCGCAGGTAGACCACCGCGCCGCCCTCCCGGGCGATGCGGGCGAGAGCGTCCTGCAGCTGCGGGCCGCAGTCGCACCGCCGCGAGCCGAGCGCCTCCCCGGTCAGGCACTCGGAGTGGACGCGCACGAGCGGGCTCGGGCCCGGATCGGGGCGCCCCAGGAGGGCGAGGTGCTCGGTGCCGGTCACGAGATCGCGGTATCCGTGCACGACGAGCTCACCGTGCTCGGTCGGCAGGGTCGAGCTGGCGAGCCGTTGCACCCGGTCGTACCGCTGGCGGTGGGCGACCAGCTCGTCGATCGTCAGGACCGGGAGGTCATGCTCGGCGGCGAGCGCGTGCACCTGCGGCCCGCGCAGCATATCGCCCCGGTCGTCGACGAGCTCACCGATGACACCGACCGGCTCGAGACCGGCGAGCCGGCACAGGTCGACGGTGGCCTCGGTGTGGCCTGGGCGGGCAAGGACTCCCCCGGCGCGGGCGCGCAGCGGGATGAGGTGGCCGGGGCGGCGCAGGTCCGCGGGCCGGGTCGTGGGGTCGGCGAGCACGCGCGCCGTGCGGCACCGGTCGGCGGCGCTGATGCCGGTGGTCACCCCCTCGGCGGCGTCCACGGTGATCGTGTATGCCGTGCGCAGCTCGTCCTCGTTGTCCCGCACCATGATCGGCAGCTCGAGACGGTCGGCGACTTCCGGAGGCATCGGCGCGCACAGGAAGCCGGAGGTGTGACGCACCGCCCAGCCGGTCCACTCCGGGGTGAGGGTCTGGGCGGCCAGCACGACGTCGCCCTCGTTCTCCCGGTCCTCGTCGTCGAGCACGAGCACGGGTCGACCCTCGCGCAACGCCATGACGGCGGCCTCGAGTCGGGGCGAGAGGCTCATGACCCGGCCTCCGCGGGGGCGAGGCGGGAGTCGAGCAGGCGCTCGGCATACTTCGCGAGCACGTCGACCTCGACGTTGAGCGCCTCCCCCGGCGTGCGTCGCCCGAGGGTCGTGAGGTCCAGCGTGGTCGGGATGAGGGACACCTCGAACCAGTCCGCTCCCACCGCCGACACCGTGAGCGACACCCCGTCGAGGGCGACCGACCCCTTGTGCGCGACATACCGCGCGAGGTGGGGCGGGAGGGCGAGGCGGACGACCTCCCACTTCTCGCCGGGCGTGCGGGACAGCACCGTGGTGGTGCCGTCGACGTGGCCCTGGACGATGTGCCCGCCGAGCCGGCCGGTGACCGGCAGCGAGCGCTCGAGGTTGACCGGGTCGCCCGCGGCGAGCGCGCCGAGGGTGGTGACGGCGAGGGTCTCGGCCATGACATCGGCGGTGAAACCGTCCTCGGTATGCCTCGTCACGGTCAGGCAGACGCCGTTGACGGTGATCGAGGCGCCGTGGGTGGCGTCACTGGCCACGAGCGGGCCGCGGATCTCGACGACGCTGGAGTCGGGGCCGTCGGTGCGGGAGACGAGCGTGCCGAGCTCCTCGACGATGCCGGTGAACATCAGTCCTCCTGGGGGGTGGGGTCTGGGGTGGTGGAGGTCGCCTGCGTGCTGGACGTCGACGTGGCGGGGTCGCTGGTGCTGTCCGCGGCGGTCCCGCCTGCGGTGGGCCGGAGCCGCAGCTGCAGGTCGGGGCCGAGCCGGGTGAGGTCGACCAGGTCGAGCCGGGCGGCGTCGCTGATCGTGGTGATGCCGAGGTCGGGCACGGCGAGGGGGCCGGCGCCGAGGAGCGCGGGGGCGAGATGGACGAGCAGCTCGTCGACGAGCCCGGCCCGCCAGAACGCTCCGCCCAGCGTGGGCCCGCCCTCCAGGAGCACGCTGTGGACGCCGCGCTCGCGGAGCTCGTCGAGCACCCGGGCCGGGTCATGGGTGCGCAGATGCAGCACCGCGCCGCCCTCCGCAGACAGGGCACCGCCGGCGGCGAGGGCCAGCGCCGACCCCGCGGGCAGGTCGCGCTCCCCCACGACGACACGCAGGGGCTGGTCGGCCAGCAGGGTGCCGTCGGCGTCGCGGGCGGTGAGGCTGGGGTCGTCGGTGAGGGCGGTACCGGTGCCGACGAGCACGGCCCCGACCTGGGAACGCACCTGGTGGGCGGCCCGGCGGGCCTCCGGCGAGGTGATCCACCGGCTGGTGCCGTCGGCGGCGGCGACCCGTCCGTCCAGGGTGCTGGCGACCTTCCACGTCACGTGGGGCCTCCCGAGCCGGGCCGCCCGCGCCCAGTCGGCGACGAGGTCCTCGGCCCCGGGGTGCGGCTGGTGGTCGACCCGCACCCGGCGGACGTCAGCGTCCGGGCACCGCCGCCGGCGCGCGTGGGGTCGGCGACGGCATACACGACGTGGGCGACGCCGGCCTCGACGAGCGCCGTCGCGCAGGGAGGGGTGCGGCCGTGGTGGGAGCAGGGCTCGAGGGTGACGACGGCGGTCGCGCCCGCTGCGGCGGGTCCGGCGGCCGCAAGCGCAGCGGCCTCGGCGTGCGGGGTGCCCGCCCCGCCGTGGTGACCCTCGGCGAGGGTCGTGCCGTCGGGCGCGAGCAGGACGCAGCCGACCCGCGGGTTGGGGTCGTGGAGGGGGCCACGGCGGGCGAGCGCGACGGCACGGTCGAGGGCAGCCGCGATGGCGGCGGGGGGCGCGATGCGCCCGGGAGCGTGGGTGGTGCCCGTCACCGGCGTCCTCTCCTGGTCAGCCCGGGGACGGACGAGGGAGGTTCGCAGGGAGGGCGGGTGCACGGCGCCCGGCGACGGCAGATGCCGACGGCCCGGGCGACGGGACGTCCCGTCGACCCTCGCGCTGCCTCCCATCCGGACTTTCACCGTCGGTCCCGGAGTTTCACCAGGTCAACCGGCCGCTGGCTGCGGCCGGGTCGCGGACTGTCACCGCCGGTTCGGACTTGCACCGACCCCGGAGCGCGTATGTCGTTCCCCGCCAGTCTAGCTCTCGCCCGCCCCATCCCCCACCGAGCGTCGCAGATGGTTGCCAGGACACCCACCGAGCGTCGGAGATGGTCACCAGGACAGTCACCGGGCGTCGCAGATGGTTGCCAGCGTGACCACGGGCGACACCCGGTCGGGCCGTGCACGACCATGTGCGACGCCCGGTCGGGTCGAGGACGACCATCTGCGGCGCTCGGTCAGGCCAGGCGCGACCATCTGCGACGCCCGGTCAGGCCAGGCACGACCATGTGCGGCGCTCGGTCAGGCCGTGAGCGACCATCTGCGGCGCTCGGTCGGAGGGGGTGGTTGGGTGCTGGCGCGGGTTGGCATTGGGCGCCGCGGAATGCGGAGGGCGCGGCATACCGTTAGGTCCACGATGAATGGCCCTCTGATCGTCCAGTCCGACAAGACCCTGCTCCTCGAGGTCGACCACCCCGACGCCGAGACGGCGCGGCGCGACATCGCGCCCTTCGCCGAGCTCGAGCGCGCGCCCGAGCA
Encoded here:
- a CDS encoding GPP34 family phosphoprotein; translation: MLLADELILLLLDDRRGVWLVRRPAVRGAVRVALVVDLLARRRLALDDSGVLVDGVPGGTGGDEILERVARDVVGHRPEKMPHPRRTEVAQLLGRLRGQGVLRRGWVLRGRHLPRDAHPEAGVRALLREALGVDRRPDRHTALLVALAFELDLLPTLLPDEDPLVLADRAATIVHTLRTDLHYFPTSLPQDAQARAGAGEVAGDVVDVMAGIGDALEFLDVLVGAARLLSLPIRGLIRLLGELP
- a CDS encoding hydroxymethylglutaryl-CoA lyase, translating into MTRALPMTEPTTGLPERVTIYEVGPRDGLQNEKTVVPTGVKAEFVRRLLAAGLETVELTSFVPQRWVPQLGDAEDLLDLLGDAGLGQHRPVLVPNERGLDRALEKGVTSVAIFGSATETFAQKNLNRSVVESIEMFAPVVKRSLDAGAWVRAYVSMCFGDPWEGPVPVEQVVDVCSRLMDLGCDQLSIGDTIGVGTTGHVLRLLDALDDAGIGMQQVAVHFHDTYGQALANTMTAIRRGVEVVDASTGGLGGCPYAKSATGNLATEDLVWALDGLGIEHGADLDALVATSTWMADQLGRPAPSRVVKALAGG
- the ribH gene encoding 6,7-dimethyl-8-ribityllumazine synthase, which codes for MSGAGAPTITVDGRGLRVVVVAASWHTTVMDGLLDGARRALADAGVEGVREVRVPGSFELPVAAARLAREGADAVVALGVVIRGGTPHFDYVCQAATSGLTQVSIDTGVPVGFGVLTCDDEAQALDRAGLPGSSEDKGHEAATAAIATALALR
- the ribB gene encoding 3,4-dihydroxy-2-butanone-4-phosphate synthase is translated as MSLSPRLEAAVMALREGRPVLVLDDEDRENEGDVVLAAQTLTPEWTGWAVRHTSGFLCAPMPPEVADRLELPIMVRDNEDELRTAYTITVDAAEGVTTGISAADRCRTARVLADPTTRPADLRRPGHLIPLRARAGGVLARPGHTEATVDLCRLAGLEPVGVIGELVDDRGDMLRGPQVHALAAEHDLPVLTIDELVAHRQRYDRVQRLASSTLPTEHGELVVHGYRDLVTGTEHLALLGRPDPGPSPLVRVHSECLTGEALGSRRCDCGPQLQDALARIAREGGAVVYLRGHEGRGVGLIDKLRAYAVQDGGLDTVAAQEALGLPVDARDYSVAAAVLEDLGLADRPLRLLTHNPDKVAALADLGLTVAETVPSGRPAPAEATAYLRTKVERLGHTPHLSAAPSPATEPAGQGFAGDGPHEPLPTTAAPHTHDTRSTA
- a CDS encoding riboflavin synthase, which codes for MFTGIVEELGTLVSRTDGPDSSVVEIRGPLVASDATHGASITVNGVCLTVTRHTEDGFTADVMAETLAVTTLGALAAGDPVNLERSLPVTGRLGGHIVQGHVDGTTTVLSRTPGEKWEVVRLALPPHLARYVAHKGSVALDGVSLTVSAVGADWFEVSLIPTTLDLTTLGRRTPGEALNVEVDVLAKYAERLLDSRLAPAEAGS
- a CDS encoding RibD family protein, which encodes MRVDHQPHPGAEDLVADWARAARLGRPHVTWKVASTLDGRVAAADGTSRWITSPEARRAAHQVRSQVGAVLVGTGTALTDDPSLTARDADGTLLADQPLRVVVGERDLPAGSALALAAGGALSAEGGAVLHLRTHDPARVLDELRERGVHSVLLEGGPTLGGAFWRAGLVDELLVHLAPALLGAGPLAVPDLGITTISDAARLDLVDLTRLGPDLQLRLRPTAGGTAADSTSDPATSTSSTQATSTTPDPTPQED